The genomic segment CGGGAATCATGGATGTACCGGTCTTGTTTCATTCCCACGGCGGTCGAGCCAGGGCCGTGGAGACGGGACAGATAAAGATTGATGTCGCATTTTTGGGGGTACCATCCAGCGATGTATATGGAAATGCCAACGGCTTTACCGGGTCCTCCGCCTGCGGTTCCCTGGGCTATGCGATTGTTGACGCCAAGCATGCTTCCAGGGTCGTACTTATCACGGACAATCTTGTCGAATACCCGAACACCCCCTTCAGTATCGACCAGGATCTGGTGGATCACATCGTTGTCGTAGATTCCGTGGGGGACTCAAGCCGTATAGCCACTGGGGCAACCCGTATAACCAGTAACCCCAAGGACCTCCTGATTGCCCAAAACGCCGCGGATGTAATCGCCTATTCTCCCTATTTTGAGGATGGTTTCTCCCTTCAGACTGGTTCCGGCGGCGCCTCCCTGGCGACGACTCGCTACCTTGCGGATTACATGCGAAGGCGCGGGGTTATCTGCAGTTGGGCCCTTGGGGGAATAACCAGCCAGATAGTCAAGATGCATCAGGAGGGGCTTATAAAGAGGATGCTGGATGTCCAGAGTTTTGATCTGGATGCCGTGAACTCCATCGCCGTGAACCCCATGCACACGGAGATTGATGCCTCTTATTACGCGAATCCTCTGAACAAGGGCTGCGCAGTAAACAAACTAAATGTTGTCGTCCTCAGTGCGCTGGAGATCGATACCAACTTCAACGTTAACGTGCTTACCGGTTCCGACGGAATAATCATGGGGGCCTCCGGCGGTCATTCCGATACCGCCATCGGTTCCGGCCTTTCAGTGGTGGTCGCCCCCCTGATCCGGGGAAGGATCTCCAGTGTTGTAGACAGGGTCCTGACTGTTGTTACCCCCGGAGAGAGTGTGGATATCCTGGTTACCGACAGGGGGATAGCCATCAATCCCCGGCGAAAGGACCTGATTGGCTATTTTCACGGCAGCAAGCTGCCTCTTTACACCATTCAGGAACTGAAAGAGCGGGCCGAACGGGTGGTGGGGACCCCGGAACCCATCAAATTCGGCGACAGGATTGTGGGGCTCGTGGAATATCGTGACGGAACAATTATCGATGTTATCCGTAACGTCGCGGATTAATTCTTGTGTATACGCGCAGCCTGGGTGCGTAAAAAATACCCAATAAGGAGTCTGTATGAAAAAATCATTTGTAAGCTTGCTGGTTCTTGCTATCTGTTTTGCTCTGGCAGCCCCGATCTTTGCCGAAGGGCAGAGGGAAGGCGGAGATGTTCAGTATCCCAAAGGGGCCCTGGATTTCGTTGCCCCCTCAGGTGCCGGTGGTGGATGGGACCTGACTATCCGTACCGTTGCCAAGGTTCTGAAGGATACGGGTTTGGTAAAAGTTCCCATGCCTGTCCGTAACAACCCGGGTGCCGGCGGGGCGGTACATCTTGCAAGCCTTCAGGAAAAACCCAAGGCGGACAACATCATTACTGTGTATTCTCCTCCTCTCATTCTTACCAAGCTTTCCGGTTCAACAGACCTTAACTATGAAAATGTGACTCCCCTGGCCAACCTGATTGCGGACTATGCGGTATTCGTTGTTAAAGCGGATTCCAAGTACAACAGCATCATGGATGTTATGAATGCCCTGAAAAAGGATCCCAAAAGCGTAAAGATCGGCGGTACCTCCTCCGCGGGTTCCATGGACCATATCCAGTTTCTGATTATGGCAAGAGCGGCGGGAGTAAAGAACCTGCGGCAGATCGACTATGTCAATTTCAACGATTCCGGCGCAGCTCAGGTTATGGGCGGTCATATCGATCTCTTTTCCACTGGTTTGTCCGAAGTCCGTGGTCTTATCGAGAGCGGAGATCTCAAGGCCCTGGCCCAGACTGCTGACCACAGGGTCGGAGAAGGGGTTGTGGCCGCAATCCCTACCTGCATGGAAGCCGGAATTCCGGAAACCTTCGTAAATTGGCGTGGTCTCTTCGGGCCTCCCGAAATGCCCCAGTATGCCGTTGATTTCTGGGAAGACACCCTGAATCAGATGGTCAAAACCGAAGAGTGGAAGCAGGCAATGATCAAGAACGGCTGGGACGATTACTACTTGGAAGGTCCCGAGTATCTTGAGTTCCTGAAAAGGGTAGACCAGTCATACCGCGGCATTCTTGATGAAATAGGTATGCTCGCCGACTGATCCTTTCCAGTGCAATCCTGCGGAGCGGCCCGTGGAGAGGATCCGCTCCGCACTTTCTTGTGAGGAAAACAATGAATATGACACTGATTTCCGGAACAATCTCCTTTGTCATTGGAGCTGTTGTAACCTGGATGAGTCTGAAACTGCCCGAAGCAAGTGTTGGTATTCCCCATGCGCCCAAGGTTTTTCCCGCGGGGCTTGGGATCCTGATGGTGATCTGTTCCGCATATCTTCTCCTGCGGGAGTCTGTCCGGATAAGGAAAAATGGAAAAACCGAACACGAACCCAGGAATCCCTTTCTGTCGAAGATAGTATGTACCTGTATCTTCGGGGTCCTCTACGCCCTGCTGTTCA from the Sediminispirochaeta bajacaliforniensis DSM 16054 genome contains:
- the citF gene encoding citrate lyase subunit alpha, with the translated sequence MSENAIGREIRDSIPGYEKLKPFQGAFANTPLVRQEKGNRNLPRLNKLLDTVEQAVLKTGLKDGMTISFHHHFRNGDKVVNMVMDVIANLGIKNLTLASSSLTTIHDELLPHIKKGVIGRIITSGLRSKLGEQISAGIMDVPVLFHSHGGRARAVETGQIKIDVAFLGVPSSDVYGNANGFTGSSACGSLGYAIVDAKHASRVVLITDNLVEYPNTPFSIDQDLVDHIVVVDSVGDSSRIATGATRITSNPKDLLIAQNAADVIAYSPYFEDGFSLQTGSGGASLATTRYLADYMRRRGVICSWALGGITSQIVKMHQEGLIKRMLDVQSFDLDAVNSIAVNPMHTEIDASYYANPLNKGCAVNKLNVVVLSALEIDTNFNVNVLTGSDGIIMGASGGHSDTAIGSGLSVVVAPLIRGRISSVVDRVLTVVTPGESVDILVTDRGIAINPRRKDLIGYFHGSKLPLYTIQELKERAERVVGTPEPIKFGDRIVGLVEYRDGTIIDVIRNVAD
- a CDS encoding Bug family tripartite tricarboxylate transporter substrate binding protein, producing the protein MKKSFVSLLVLAICFALAAPIFAEGQREGGDVQYPKGALDFVAPSGAGGGWDLTIRTVAKVLKDTGLVKVPMPVRNNPGAGGAVHLASLQEKPKADNIITVYSPPLILTKLSGSTDLNYENVTPLANLIADYAVFVVKADSKYNSIMDVMNALKKDPKSVKIGGTSSAGSMDHIQFLIMARAAGVKNLRQIDYVNFNDSGAAQVMGGHIDLFSTGLSEVRGLIESGDLKALAQTADHRVGEGVVAAIPTCMEAGIPETFVNWRGLFGPPEMPQYAVDFWEDTLNQMVKTEEWKQAMIKNGWDDYYLEGPEYLEFLKRVDQSYRGILDEIGMLAD
- a CDS encoding tripartite tricarboxylate transporter TctB family protein; the protein is MNMTLISGTISFVIGAVVTWMSLKLPEASVGIPHAPKVFPAGLGILMVICSAYLLLRESVRIRKNGKTEHEPRNPFLSKIVCTCIFGVLYALLFKPLGYVLSTFLFLELELFLFNGAAKWKINTVVSLTFSLFIYLLFAKTLGVYLPQTPIIWF